One window of the Eucalyptus grandis isolate ANBG69807.140 chromosome 8, ASM1654582v1, whole genome shotgun sequence genome contains the following:
- the LOC104414771 gene encoding LOW QUALITY PROTEIN: type IV inositol polyphosphate 5-phosphatase 7 (The sequence of the model RefSeq protein was modified relative to this genomic sequence to represent the inferred CDS: deleted 2 bases in 2 codons), with amino-acid sequence MNCCDTMTDDNSQKSKVSWSKRMARKLFNVKCKPEDFQADEMVSAGGDVEFRTSISGREPGTIKKSRTEKSSKNTEQHRRRRMNLDNPRVIDVHNYSIFVATWNVAGRSPPQNLNLDEWLHASPPADIYVLGFQEIVPLNAGNILGAEDSGPAKKWLALIRKSLNNLPGTSGGNFCYTPSPIPQPVAEINADFEASVRRRASTLFPRRSFQTTPSWRDNDPSIGQPRLDRRYSVCDRVYWGHRASDFDPSFRWGQRPSDYSRPSDYSHRSDYSRRSDSRRSDSRRSDSRRSDSRRSDSRRSDYSRRSDYLVSRPSDFSRWGSSDDDNGLGPEDSPSTVLHSPMSYGGFPSTENGYRTRGSSRYGLVASKQMVGIFLTVWVKSELRDHVQNMKVSCVGRGLMGYLGNKGSISISMLLHQTSFCFICSHLTSGQKGGDELRRNADVMEILKKTRFPKVNSAGADKSPETILEHDRVIWLGDLNYRIAISYRSAKALVEMQNWRALLENDQLRIEQRRGRVFVGWNEGKIYFPPTYKYSTNSDRYAGDDMHPREKRRTPAWCDRILWYGEGLHQQSYVRGESRFSDHRPVYGIFYAEVESSHTRLRKSTSYTSSRVQVEELLPYSHGYTELNFF; translated from the exons ATGAACTGTTGTGATACAATGACAGATGACAACTCCCAGAAAAGCAAG GTCTCATGGTCAAAGAGGATGGCCAGGAAGCTGTTCAACGTCAAGTGCAAGCCTGAGGACTTTCAGGCAGATGAAATGGTTTCTGCAG gaggTGATGTTGAGTTCCGGACCAGCATATCGGGGAGAGAACCGGGCACAATTAAGAAAAGCAGAACAG AGAAGTCCAGCAAGAACACGGAGCAGCATCGGAGAAGGAGAATGAATCTCGATAATCCACGAGTTATAGATGTGCACAACTACAG CATTTTTGTGGCCACATGGAACGTAGCAGGAAGATCACCACCTCAGAATCTAAACCTAGATGAATGGCTTCATGCATCTCCTCCAGCTGACATTTATGTACTCGG ATTCCAAGAAATAGTTCCTTTGAATGCTGGTAACATTCTGGGAGCAGAAGACAGCGGTCCGGCCAAGAAGTGGCTGGCTCTTATCCGTAAATCTCTAAACAATCTACCAGGAACCAGTGGAGGCAATTTTTGCTACACCCCGTCTCCAATCCCTCAACCAGTCGCAGAAATTAACGCAGACTTCGAGGCATCGGTGAGGCGCAGGGCCTCGACTCTCTTCCCTCGCCGATCATTCCAAACAACCCCCAGTTGGAGAGATAACGACCCTTCGATTGGCCAGCCGCGGCTTGATCGGCGGTATAGTGTTTGTGACAGGGTG TATTGGGGTCATAGGGCGAGTGATTTTGACCCCAGTTTTAGATGGGGCCAGAGGCCAAGCGATTATTCCCGGCCAAGTGATTATTCCCACCGGAGCGATTATTCCCGACGGAGCGATTCCCGACGGAGTGATTCCCGACGGAGCGATTCCCGACGGAGCGATTCCCGACGGAGTGATTCCCGACGGAGTGATTATTCTCGGCGGAGTGATTAC CTAGTTTCCCGGCCTAGTGATTTCTCAAGATGGGGTTCGTCGGACGATGACAATGGGCTCGGACCCGAAGATTCGCCAAGCACGGTGTTGCATTCACCGATGTCTTACGGGGGGTTTCCATCAACTGAAAATGGTTATAGGACAAGAGGGAGTTCAAGATATGGCTTAGTTGCGAGCAAGCAAATGGTCGGCATCTTCTTGACGGTGTGGGTGAAGAGTGAACTGAGGGACCACGTTCAGAACATGAAGGTCTCTTGCGTTGGTAGAGGATTGATGGGCTACCTGGGAAATAAG GGATCTATTTCCATAAGCATGCTGTTGCACCAAACAAGCTTTTGTTTCATATGTAGTCATCTAACGTCGGGCCAGAAAGGGGGTGATGAGCTGAGAAGGAACGCTGATGTTATGGAAATTCTTAAGAAGACAAGGTTTCCCAAAGTTAACAGTGCCGGGGCTGACAAGTCCCCAGAAACCATTCTTGAGCATGA CCGGGTTATTTGGCTTGGGGATTTGAACTATCGTATTGCCATCTCTTATCGATCTGCCAAGGCACTTGTGGAGATGCAGAATTGGAGGGCGCTTTTGGAGAATGATCAG TTACGGATTGAACAGAGGCGAGGCCGGGTCTTTGTGGGGTGGAATGAAgggaaaatttattttccaccAACATACAAGTACTCCACCAATTCAGACAGATACGCAGGGGATGATATGCATCCACGGGAAAAGCGTCGTACACCTGCATG GTGCGATCGGATTTTATGGTATGGGGAAGGCCTTCATCAGCAATCCTATGTCCGTGGTGAGTCAAGGTTCTCGGACCACAGACCGGTTTATGGCATTTTCTATGCTGAGGTAGAATCGAGCCATACACGGTTAAGGAAAAGCACAAGCTATACTAGTTCGAGAGTTCAGGTCGAGGAACTACTTCCATATTCGCATGGATACACTGAATTAAACTTTTTCTGA